The nucleotide sequence atattccataattttttcaaaaaatgggccccaaaaattatttttttattaggtaggtacctacttctatgGAGAGAGTAAGAGCACTTTTGCTATGCGATTGAACTTGTTTGTGAATTGAGGGTCTTAttgggtttaaaatttttcaaagtagataCTTGGCCCAAAAATTACTCGAAGGCTATTACTGAGTAATGTGTAGGTCAATCACCAATCaccttacttacctacctaattagaTTTCTTCGAGATTTTTAACGGTCTATAATGTTTTGAGgggataaaaataatttttcacacttttagATCCATCTTGGCcatattttcgtcaaaatagcGTACCTACGAAATTTTATATGTTAGAAAAGGTTTCTGCAGTAAAGGCCCCCAAATTACCTAATTCTATTTATATTTTTCGCTGCTAATTCGATTCATTAAGATTGTTCACAGGCAGATAGATTTAATAATAGagtaaaatcaaaacaaaaattgtattttataaaattacttaaaaaattattttcattttttcttcttttcagtTTCGTGTAATGTGACAAAACGCAACCATAATACCTATAGctcattttcacatttcattgGCCGTTCTTTTTTCTCCCCATACACGAATGGAAAGCATCTGAAACTccacattttggaattgagccatatttttgttcaactacaacataatataaaacaattGAGTtattattcaaacattttttcgtgAAACTGAAAGAATTGAAATACAAAATACTTATATAGCTTACCTTCATTTTTGCACTCTTCGCCGAAATTGCTCACAAAAGACAACATAGCCGGATCATGCCCTAACATTgcttgaaatgattttgaaatttcttcgtaAACGAGTTTCCCATTCTTTACCTGTTGATGcatattgtaaaaaaacaaaatgaataaataaaaaacaataggCTTCAATATTACAACCATAACGTATTGTAATTAGGTGTCATCGtcgttgataatttttcgcaattaatgtaggtacttaataatgTTCTACGAAGAtaaagtagataggtacgtacCATTCCCATTTTTTCATAGACACATTCTATAACacactgaaataaaaatacgtgCTTATTAATACTTGACCCAAGCATGATACGAAACATCAgtcagtacctattttaatattaATGAATAATATGAATAAAACGTacgtgttgaatttcattttttggcgattCTTTTCTGTATACTGAGGCAAAATCAtctgtaaaataaaatcaaaaaattgaagtttatcAAGAAACGGTCAgcataatattaataaaatagTTTATCGCGTTTGTATCTACGCCTCtgacagaatttttaaatttgaattgtaCACACATTTATGCAGAAAGGTCGAAAATCCCCGAAAATCCCCGAAAATCCCGCAATCAAAGGGTGCAGATTGGCAATATAATTACGTATGGTAAAATAAGGTTCAGCGAATTAATTTTACTTCAGGAACAAAGTTTCATCCAATTTACAGCAAAATAATACTACTAAAAAatgtcgtattttttttttaatttctaaagaTTTGATAAGAATTGAGATGAAACTGACAAATTTTAttctagtgaaaaaaatttaaaatgtaaaaaacgaaCTTATTGGcgctatttttggtaaaaaaaaaaaaaaacttgaaataaaagcAAAGCAACATACTCACCATCGCTCACTTCTGGTTTTTCTTTTCTACATTCTTCCACAGCTTTCTTTCTACTGTCTCTGAGTTTTTGGTGTTCTTCCGAAATACACTataaaaatctcacaaaaaagttacttttatcGTTCAATGAGATTTGATTGTGAAAGCTTGAAATTCAGAACAGTTCTACTCACCGTGACTGTTATTATCAAGCAAACAGAAATCGAAATCCTTAATAAAGTCTTCATTcttatttcaaaaagttccacTTTACTAATCACTAATAATTATACAAAGCATTTACTTATTCGATGTTAAtctcttaattttttgaaaaaagaaacacctTACGACCAACTTGGAAGTATCCACGAATGAATGAAAACGACgttattctttgaaaaatttttattgttaaattacctgtaaattTGATGCCATCGTCTATCGtgtcaaattataatttttttttatctaagaCACGACGAATCTGAAGGGAGGTGGGAAGATTGACATAGGCTAATATTTCCTGTTAATTAAATGTCTCGTCAACAGGGCTGTTATTATAAAACCACTAAagccagtttttttcaaattgattgtaGGTGTTTAAAGAATTAAGGTGAGTCCATTTCAATATCATATTGTCATTATTTgcacctgaaattttaattcaattattcTCGTAATCACGTGACAATAAcaaacattataaaaaaaataaacaaattttgcagtataaaaaaattgtgaaatggaTATCTAGGTACTATTTATAGTTTGAAAATGCTGATTaggttcttgaaaaaaatgcagacAAGTTTTTTGCACAGTCTTAAGGTGGATcccaaaattaattgatttttttgcggtGTCTTTCCGAAATTCATATCCTTTCAtaagaaattaatttgaaaaaaaaaatatgtcgaATTTGGCAATTGAGAATTGTATTAAAATCCGTGGGAAAAAATGGCAGTTCTTTGATTTGGCTCAAACTTTGTTGTAGAAGCAAATGGCTTATATTTAAGTTGTTCCAAAAGGATGCTCAGGAGAGCTGTAAAGGTTTCTCAAAATAATGAGGATCAACGATTACTTTTTATTGAAACCAGAgctaaaataattaattaaatattaaCAAACAAAACGAATTCAAACTTATAAAATTCTTTGaattacaaaaacaaattaatacTCAAGTTTATTGGcgaaattaaaatacaaaaattttaaaaatgatttccaGGATGGTCACGATGATCGTGTTTCTGAAACAGAAAATGCGAGGTTTTTTTTAATGGCGATGGTtttctgtaggtaggtaaaggtaattaatttcaatttgatatgATTTATACAAATATGAATCAAACAATACATATTAATTATTATATAGTTCCTTATACTTACGTCTCGGAAAAAATCTATAACACAACCTCTCATAGCTTTTGCAGCGCCACATTTTTCGCCACTAGTAGAAGCACTCGccactgaaaacaaaaataataaaatacctagtATAATTCAGGTAAATAGGTCGTACCTATCCTAACCTAACTTATTGAACGAAGAGTAAATAAAACATTCAcaagtttaaatttcattttcaggactttttaaaaataaattgtgatgaattttcgaaaaattaagtATACACTTTTCTCAGtctctttttcgaaatattataGTTTTTCAAtcccaatttacaaaaaaatctatgATTAGGTGTATTTTGTTACGAATGCGAAGATgtggaaatgtttgaaaaaatcattcttatGCCACGAGTTTATAGCTATTACGATTGAAATCGATACTTTTGATAATccggttcaatgaccttaaaattAACGTTAATTGAACTTCATTCAACGTCTAAAATATGCGGAACATAAAATGATAAGAATCTCATTGTATTTTGTGTGctaaaacagggtgtctaacaggtactgcaggtactgcaagtactgtaaaagtactgcattgaaatcctcggtactgcaagtactgcaaagtactgcattttgcctgaaaagtactgtattttttctcagaatcatcaatttaaaattttttaaaaacctaaaaatgaattaattggtgaaaattaaaaaaaaaaattattttcattttgtacctcaaaagatggcaacacttgttaaattatacttgtaaaaaatttatcgacaaattccaaccggttcaaaaatattttttttctgagggggggggggtcggtgtaagctagataaaaaaaaaataaggtaatgcaaaaggtactgtaaaagtactgcatttcttcggagaaattgtgttagacaccctgtaaaaaGAATAGGAAAAATGAATGTGTTGAATAGGTTGCCTATGAAGGCACTCGTGCAGGGgttcttcaaattttatttttcatgcagAGAGGCTGTTAATTACAATataattatgggtaattttcgATCTAACAATTAAGAAAACCTTCTGAATTGAAACTCTGTAAtttaaaagattgaaaatttaaaaaattcaaaaaatttgtgagCTGTTTTAATATATATGAGAGTGATTTTGAAACTGTTTATTAAATGTCgttcttaaatttaaaaaaataaaaaatttgagtaaaaagaaCCATTGTGAATAATTTCCTCAATTTAACTTccaaagttatttttaaattaatttgtaaATTCAAGAAAATGTGAAATATAATATAATCTTCATAGAAGGCCTTCAGCTTTGGTCtacgttatttaaaaaaatatatatttcataaaaaaatttaaaaatcaccctTGAaaacatctttttaaaaatttttaaattttcaaaaattgaaaaaaaatctaaaaacgaaTTTCATAGGACTTATTAATTTTGacgtattttttcttcgaaatgattttatgtaggtagtaggtacctatactagtTAGTTGAGTAGGTATATTCTTGTTACCATCCTTTCTTTCATAtgatttgaatctttttttcgGTCAATTCCGACAAACTCATCTCCTTTCCTCCTGATCTCAATCAAATctatgt is from Planococcus citri chromosome 1, ihPlaCitr1.1, whole genome shotgun sequence and encodes:
- the LOC135833262 gene encoding uncharacterized protein LOC135833262, which encodes MKTLLRISISVCLIITVTCISEEHQKLRDSRKKAVEECRKEKPEVSDDDFASVYRKESPKNEIQHCVIECVYEKMGMVKNGKLVYEEISKSFQAMLGHDPAMLSFVSNFGEECKNEVEQKYGSIPKCGVSDAFHSCMGRKKNGQ